The sequence below is a genomic window from Williamwhitmania taraxaci.
TGTATGCTGACAAATATTTGTCATCGATTCAAATGTAAATTCATTAGGTATCCAACCCTTTCTAAATAGTTCATCTTGCTTAGCTTTATTGAAGTTTAAATACTTCTGCTCTACTTGGTCGCAAGAATTGATTGACATGAGAATAGTCAGTATTGAAATTAATAGTAATGTCCTTTTTATCATGTCGATTTGTTTTGAACAACTTGCCTTGTGCACAACCCATAAACCCTAAATATAGATATGGTTTATTTCTCACTAAGCTAACAATTTTTGCTGTCCGCTAAACAATAGTTGCCAATAATTTAAAGTTGGCAAGGATTTATTGAGGTAAAAAGACACCTAGCCTTGCATTTTCGTAATCGGGAAGTCGTTGGTGTAATTGTAGGCTTACATTTTCGATAACGGGAAGCGGTTGGCACAATTGTCACCTTGCATTTTTGCTATCGGTTAGCCGTTGGTGTAATTGTCACCTTACATTTTCGATAACGGGAAGCCGTTGGCCCAATTGTAGGCCTGCAATTCCTAATCCGGCAAGCCGGTAGCGTAATTGTCGGCTGGCCAATTTTAGAAAAAAGGCGCTTCTTTTCGGCCTCAAAGCTCTCCTTTGGGGCTCGGGTCTTTATGATTTCGGATGATCGCTCCACAAACTCCTGCTTCCACTTGGTAATCATTTGGGGGTGCAGGTCAAAGCGCTTAGATAATCCCGCTAGCGTCTCGCGCTCCTTGAGCGCAGCGATGGCTACTTGAGCTTTAAAGGCTTCGGTAAATACTCGTCTTCCCTTTTTCATAATCACTGGTAAATTTATTCTTTTTTTCAACTTAACCAGTGGACTGATTTTTGGGGAGTATTATATTAAATCATTAGTCTCCATATTGGAATGAATACAATAACTATAGCAATAAGACTCATGTAAATAGTTACTCTAGTCAAGGTTTTATTCTCTTTTCTTTTTTTTGCTATTAGTGCAAGAGTCAGTGATATTATACCTATTGCCAAAAAGTAGTATTTGTAAGTGTATGTTAATTCAGTAAGCCCGAATAATGCTTTAGTTTTACCCACTGCAAGTTTATATGCAATGGAAATTTCATGATTTATGCATGAAATTATTACTAAGCATAAAATACTTGCTACTAAAGAAGCAATTGAAATTATATATTTTTTCATTTAGCTATATTATATAGATTCTACTTTTCTTTTTGATTATTGTGGCTTGGGGTTTCTTTTTGGGTTGTTAATGCTTGTTGGGTGTTGGCGAGTATCAAAGATATCTGTTATCAACACGCCTTCTTCAATTTTCTTGTATACAATCTTAAAGTTATTGCTAACCAAATACCTGTGTCTTTCATTAAGCTGTAATAAAGTATCTTCTATTTGACCTGATTCCGGATGATTAATTAATTGCGCTGTAGTCGAAAATATATCTCCCTTGATTTTCCTTGCAACTATTTCATTAGCTGCTTCCTTATAGTAGTCATAAATATCTTTGAGCGTTTCAGCGGCAAAGTCAGACCAAATAATCTTCATTCGGTTACCACTTTTCTGATTCGGTTTCTAGTTGGTCTTGCGTTTTGACTTTTCCTGCAAGGTAATCGCTGTTAGATTTTCTAGCCCTTTCGATAAGTTGTTCTTCTGTAAGTGGCTTTAAAGCCTTTTCTCTAGCAACTTCATACCTAAAGATTGTTTCTTCAATCTTCGAAAACACATCTTCGTCTTCCAAATGGATCAGATACTCTATTGCATTTAATTTTCTAGCTTTCAAATCCATAGCAACTCCGTATTTTGGCTAAATATACTAAACTATCTATTAGGCGTAAACGAATATTCAGAGAATTTTGTTCCTCTCACCTTGCCACTTCTGTTCTACGCTATGTGCATGCCCTGCATCAGCATAGAATATTCGGTTGTAGTTCAATGAATCGTTTGAGATACCCAACACTTTGCTACCTCCAACTGACAACTTTGCACCACAAACAGCTTGCAATCTCAATATTTGCTTGCTGTTTGCCCGTGTTTATTCGTCCAGCAGGCGTTTGTCGCCCGTTAGGCTTTGTATTTCGCTAATTTCTTGGCTTACTTCCACCACGCCACGGTATATGCCTTGCTCGTCGCGCACTGCAAAGTATTGAATTAGGATAAACTTTGGCCCCATATGTATCCAAAAGCTCTCGGAGCTGCGCGCTCCACTGCGGAACGATTCTACAATCTTCTCGACCACATGCACGCTTTGCGGCGGATGGCAGTTCTTTACCTCTCGGCCTATAATTGCCTTGGTGCGCGTAAATATGCGGTGAGGAGGCGTGGAGAAAAACTGCACCTGGTCGTTTTCGTCCACGTAGGTAATATCTACCGGAAGATGGTTAAACACAAGGCGTATTTGCTCGGGCGTAAGGGCACCGGTATGTAGGTCTACTTTGTTGTCCATAATAGTTCTGGTTGTGGTTTGGGCGGTGGTTTCGGTTGGCTGCACGTATGGAAATCCAATCTCGGCTGCATCGGCAAGGCATCCGTCAAATATCTCCATTGGTATGCTCTCCATAATCAAAGGAAAGAGAATTTTATCTTCCCTAAACCTAATGGCATACATGTCGAAGAAGATATCGCCCGAAAGAATATTGAACTCAACCACGTCCAGCTCGGGCTTTTGCAGCTCGGCCACAATAGCTTTTAGGTTGCGCCGAATATCGTCGTGCAGCGACCACATTATTTGCAGGCAACGGTAGTCGGGCCACTGCTTTTCAAGAATAGGGAAGAGGATGTTCTCCTTAATGGTGTAGTGCTTTTCGAAGGTTAGCATCTCGCTAAACTGCTTTTCGAGTGTAGCCTTAAGCGTTACACTTTTGGGCGTGGCGTTTATCTCCTTTAGCAGCGGTCGGAATGCCTTTAGGCGCTCATCCATTTGGTTATTATTCTGAATGAGGTATCCAATAAAGCTCTCTGTAGGCACAGGAATCCCTTTGTAATCAGTTAGCTGCTTATAAAGGATGTTCAGCATTT
It includes:
- a CDS encoding DUF438 domain-containing protein; translation: MSEFTNHKNARVQALIDLTVGMVEGGNGAALYKKYEHIYASIVPRDVVAAVDDLVLRNIPMDKLKIGVGKMLNILYKQLTDYKGIPVPTESFIGYLIQNNNQMDERLKAFRPLLKEINATPKSVTLKATLEKQFSEMLTFEKHYTIKENILFPILEKQWPDYRCLQIMWSLHDDIRRNLKAIVAELQKPELDVVEFNILSGDIFFDMYAIRFREDKILFPLIMESIPMEIFDGCLADAAEIGFPYVQPTETTAQTTTRTIMDNKVDLHTGALTPEQIRLVFNHLPVDITYVDENDQVQFFSTPPHRIFTRTKAIIGREVKNCHPPQSVHVVEKIVESFRSGARSSESFWIHMGPKFILIQYFAVRDEQGIYRGVVEVSQEISEIQSLTGDKRLLDE
- a CDS encoding transposase; this encodes MKKGRRVFTEAFKAQVAIAALKERETLAGLSKRFDLHPQMITKWKQEFVERSSEIIKTRAPKESFEAEKKRLFSKIGQPTITLPACRIRNCRPTIGPTASRYRKCKVTITPTANR
- a CDS encoding type II toxin-antitoxin system RelE/ParE family toxin, with product MKIIWSDFAAETLKDIYDYYKEAANEIVARKIKGDIFSTTAQLINHPESGQIEDTLLQLNERHRYLVSNNFKIVYKKIEEGVLITDIFDTRQHPTSINNPKRNPKPQ